In one window of Deinococcus sonorensis KR-87 DNA:
- a CDS encoding GAF domain-containing protein, which translates to MSIPPAAAAASPLSLAERLQHITEALAAATIPEAVYRVVLQPALEALNAIAGAVLLVNDAGDRLELAVAHGDQVGAPTIWQDGPLTRDDPAADALLQRQPLFFEHPGALVERYPALEARTGAVAAGATAVLPMVLDGQPLGTIALDFREPHTFTLEEISFLRTLAAQCGIALGRARATGQLEAQVAARTRALVEERAALDAFVAYTEVIGRETEVSALAQRAVDVLRARFPAGSGGYYARDGERWTLRTWTEAPTARPHLLTRLQAGLPSSTPFIQALLHTRQPTFTEAWSAEAEGIEDSEVYGTVAAYPVTLSGRICGFITLGRTDTARWTERDRAIFRSVGRGLDLALERAEQAQRLEAQNAELDARTRALDAFAELTRDLALEPDPLQVVGRAQDIVLGQLPLTVSTYYELDGSTWRLRSYRGEFDNPQLLEALQRGVPRGTVRNIDRPFDTREPYYQGQFDARSAGPLEPQFTEIKATAAFPVWAGDEVVGVMVFGLHQARRWSAVDQVILEAMVRSVGLAIAGARGVAQLAEERRKLTLANEELEAFAYSVSHDLRTPVRHILGFRDLLQRSVRGRLTDKEDRYLTVIGDAATRMNVLINAMLDLSHTARLALKRGPVDLNVLFSAARAELELEMVDRQVQLQVRPLPMVSGDADTLRQVAVNLLSNALKYTRTRDVARIEVWAEERPQAWAVFVRDNGVGFDPQYADRLFGVFQRLHRADEFEGTGVGLANVQRIIHRHGGEVSAVSSEGEGATFGFTLPKQPA; encoded by the coding sequence ATGTCCATTCCGCCCGCAGCGGCCGCGGCCTCGCCGCTCTCCCTGGCGGAACGGTTGCAGCACATCACGGAAGCCCTCGCCGCCGCGACCATCCCCGAGGCGGTCTACCGGGTGGTGCTGCAGCCGGCCCTGGAGGCCCTGAACGCCATCGCCGGCGCGGTGCTGCTGGTCAACGACGCGGGCGACCGCCTGGAGCTCGCCGTCGCCCACGGGGACCAGGTGGGCGCACCGACCATCTGGCAGGACGGCCCGCTGACCAGGGACGACCCCGCGGCGGACGCGCTGCTGCAGCGCCAGCCGCTGTTCTTCGAACATCCGGGGGCCCTGGTCGAGCGCTACCCGGCGCTGGAAGCGCGCACCGGCGCGGTGGCCGCGGGGGCGACGGCGGTCCTCCCGATGGTGCTCGACGGTCAGCCGCTGGGCACCATCGCGCTCGACTTCCGGGAGCCCCACACCTTCACGCTGGAGGAAATCTCGTTCCTGCGGACGCTGGCCGCGCAGTGCGGCATCGCGCTGGGCCGCGCGCGGGCGACCGGGCAGCTCGAAGCGCAGGTGGCCGCGCGCACCCGGGCGCTGGTCGAGGAACGGGCCGCGCTGGACGCGTTCGTGGCCTACACCGAAGTGATCGGCAGGGAGACCGAGGTCAGCGCCCTGGCCCAGCGGGCGGTGGACGTGCTGCGTGCCCGCTTCCCGGCGGGCTCCGGCGGGTATTACGCGCGCGACGGTGAGCGGTGGACGCTGCGCACCTGGACCGAGGCTCCAACCGCCCGCCCGCACCTCCTGACGCGCCTCCAGGCGGGTCTGCCGAGCAGCACGCCGTTCATCCAGGCCCTGCTGCACACCCGGCAACCGACCTTCACCGAGGCGTGGAGTGCCGAGGCGGAAGGCATCGAGGACAGTGAGGTGTACGGCACGGTCGCCGCGTACCCGGTGACGCTCAGCGGCCGGATCTGCGGCTTCATCACCCTCGGCCGGACCGACACCGCCCGCTGGACCGAGCGGGACCGCGCGATCTTTCGCAGCGTGGGCCGCGGCCTGGATCTCGCCCTGGAGCGCGCGGAGCAGGCGCAACGGCTGGAAGCGCAGAACGCGGAGCTGGACGCCCGCACCCGCGCCCTGGACGCGTTCGCGGAACTCACCCGGGACCTCGCGCTGGAGCCAGACCCGCTGCAGGTGGTGGGCCGCGCGCAGGACATCGTGCTGGGCCAGCTGCCGCTCACCGTCAGCACGTACTACGAGCTGGACGGCAGCACCTGGCGCCTGCGCTCTTACCGCGGTGAGTTCGACAATCCCCAGCTGCTCGAGGCGCTGCAGCGGGGGGTGCCGCGCGGCACGGTCCGCAACATCGACCGGCCGTTCGACACCCGCGAGCCGTACTACCAGGGACAGTTCGACGCCCGGAGTGCCGGGCCGCTCGAACCGCAGTTCACGGAGATCAAGGCCACGGCGGCGTTCCCCGTGTGGGCGGGCGACGAGGTGGTGGGCGTGATGGTGTTCGGCCTGCACCAGGCGCGCCGTTGGTCTGCCGTCGATCAGGTGATCCTCGAGGCGATGGTCCGCAGCGTCGGGCTGGCCATCGCGGGCGCCCGGGGCGTCGCGCAGCTGGCCGAGGAACGAAGGAAACTGACGCTCGCCAACGAGGAACTCGAGGCGTTCGCGTACAGCGTCTCGCACGACCTGCGCACGCCGGTGCGGCACATCCTGGGGTTCCGGGACCTGCTGCAGCGCTCGGTGCGTGGCCGGCTCACCGACAAGGAGGACCGGTACCTGACGGTGATCGGGGACGCGGCCACCCGCATGAACGTGCTGATCAACGCGATGCTGGACCTCTCCCACACCGCGCGCCTGGCGCTCAAGCGGGGTCCGGTGGACCTGAACGTGCTGTTCTCGGCGGCGCGCGCGGAGCTGGAACTGGAGATGGTGGACCGGCAGGTGCAGCTGCAGGTGCGGCCGCTGCCGATGGTCAGTGGAGACGCAGACACCCTGAGACAGGTGGCGGTGAACCTGCTGTCGAACGCCCTGAAGTACACCCGGACGCGGGACGTGGCCCGCATCGAGGTGTGGGCAGAGGAGCGGCCGCAGGCGTGGGCGGTGTTCGTGCGGGACAACGGGGTGGGCTTCGACCCGCAGTACGCTGACCGGCTGTTCGGGGTGTTCCAGCGGCTGCACCGCGCCGACGAGTTCGAGGGCACCGGGGTGGGACTGGCGAACGTGCAGCGCATCATCCACCGACACGGGGGCGAGGTGTCGGCGGTGTCGTCGGAGGGGGAGGGCGCGACCTTCGGCTTCACCCTCCCCAAGCAGCCGGCGTGA
- a CDS encoding dihydrofolate reductase family protein, with translation MRKLVAGQFMSLDGVVEGPGPADDFEAAGWSTPYFVPEIGQYIGASGAAADGLLLGRVTHQAFRAAFAHAPAGDPAAAMMNAIPKYVISTTLTDPDWVNSTVLGGDMVEAVTRLKAGGNRTLNVSGSITLVQSLLRHGLLDQLDLLVHPVVVGRGRRLFEADVPARLDLRETRTFSSGVVLMSYRVRTDEHLKATIP, from the coding sequence ATGAGGAAACTCGTTGCTGGTCAGTTCATGTCGCTCGACGGGGTGGTGGAGGGGCCCGGTCCGGCAGACGACTTCGAGGCGGCGGGCTGGTCCACGCCGTACTTCGTGCCCGAGATCGGGCAGTACATCGGCGCGTCAGGGGCGGCCGCAGACGGGCTGCTGCTGGGCCGCGTGACGCACCAGGCCTTCCGGGCCGCCTTTGCACACGCGCCCGCCGGCGATCCTGCCGCCGCCATGATGAACGCTATTCCCAAGTACGTGATCTCGACCACGCTGACCGACCCCGACTGGGTGAACTCCACCGTGCTGGGCGGCGACATGGTGGAGGCCGTCACGCGCTTGAAGGCCGGCGGCAACCGCACCCTCAACGTCAGCGGCAGCATCACCCTGGTTCAGTCGCTGCTGCGTCACGGCCTGCTGGATCAGCTGGACCTGCTCGTCCATCCGGTCGTGGTCGGGCGGGGCCGCCGGTTGTTCGAAGCTGACGTACCGGCCCGCCTGGACCTGCGGGAAACGCGCACCTTTTCCAGCGGCGTGGTGCTGATGTCCTACCGCGTCCGGACGGACGAGCACCTCAAGGCGACGATCCCCTGA
- a CDS encoding winged helix-turn-helix transcriptional regulator, with translation MPSKRSYEDGCAAAHALDLIGERWALLVVRELLLGPRRFTDLREALPGISPNVLTQRLSDLDDAGVLRRHHLPPPAASWVYELTAWGRELEPVLQQLGRWGARSPARRPGQPISLATLITAMKTMYQPPHGGLEATLALQIGADAFAVRLTGDRIEIERGTPPGPGATLHGDVPTLGSVIFGGQPLEEAETTGGIRVEGDRALAKRFLRLFPLPEPAAPTPAGT, from the coding sequence ATGCCCTCCAAACGGTCATACGAGGACGGATGCGCCGCAGCGCACGCGCTGGACCTGATCGGCGAGCGCTGGGCCCTGCTGGTGGTGCGCGAGTTGCTGCTGGGCCCCCGGCGGTTCACGGACCTGCGCGAGGCGCTGCCCGGCATCAGTCCCAACGTGCTGACGCAGCGGCTCAGCGATCTGGATGACGCCGGCGTGCTGCGCCGCCACCACCTCCCACCCCCGGCGGCCTCGTGGGTATATGAGCTGACCGCCTGGGGACGCGAGCTGGAACCGGTGCTCCAGCAGCTGGGACGCTGGGGCGCGCGCTCCCCAGCGCGCCGGCCCGGGCAGCCGATCAGCCTCGCCACGCTGATCACGGCCATGAAGACGATGTACCAGCCGCCACACGGGGGACTGGAGGCGACCCTGGCCCTTCAGATCGGCGCGGATGCCTTCGCGGTTCGCCTGACCGGAGACCGGATCGAGATTGAGCGCGGCACGCCGCCCGGTCCCGGCGCCACCCTGCACGGCGACGTGCCGACGCTCGGCAGCGTGATCTTCGGGGGCCAGCCGCTTGAGGAGGCGGAGACGACAGGCGGGATCCGCGTGGAAGGAGACCGGGCACTGGCGAAGCGCTTCCTGCGCCTGTTTCCGCTGCCGGAACCCGCGGCGCCCACGCCTGCCGGGACCTGA
- a CDS encoding S41 family peptidase: protein MKARFRVLLCGCMVPFLSGAGAQALPPAVPVCPPRQVQAASGALPSVAQRIEILAQVTRTLQEQYVDPAAVDQRWLTSIEPLRQAALAAADDRQFEQAMTALLATLHDRHTAWFSPAATQLLRDVTAGTLRDPLGMWFLALPGHLPSVDWVEPHSPAEQAGVRQGDVLLSINGQVCPRSAALDGPAGTRVTLGLQGPHGPARQVTVTRGQLTDTVPWQVTRLKGHPWVYLRLDSFLEEGIATEVRRQLDAVVRAGGVQGVIVDLRANTGGWLGEGQVLMGAWTDQTFMTEVGRTGDRLDVPGFPYAYEGALGVLPEQMKVAVLVGPNTASMAEMTAAALRVVRHAAVLGQPTADVQGTTAQQALPNGAVFQWSRKRVMLPDHRLLGRGPIQPDVLLPLAPMQPPEDDPAVAAALRVLSASR from the coding sequence TTGAAGGCGCGGTTCCGGGTGCTGCTGTGCGGGTGTATGGTGCCGTTCCTCTCCGGCGCCGGCGCGCAGGCTCTTCCTCCGGCCGTCCCGGTCTGCCCGCCACGGCAGGTGCAGGCGGCGTCAGGGGCGCTGCCCAGCGTCGCGCAACGGATCGAGATCCTGGCGCAGGTGACGCGGACCCTGCAGGAGCAGTATGTCGACCCGGCGGCCGTCGATCAGCGGTGGCTCACGTCAATTGAGCCGCTGCGTCAGGCCGCGCTGGCCGCGGCGGATGACCGGCAGTTCGAGCAGGCGATGACGGCCCTGCTGGCCACGCTGCACGACCGGCACACCGCGTGGTTCTCGCCGGCCGCCACGCAGCTGCTGCGTGACGTCACGGCCGGCACCCTGCGCGATCCGTTGGGAATGTGGTTCCTGGCGCTGCCCGGTCACCTGCCGTCCGTCGACTGGGTCGAGCCGCACTCGCCCGCCGAGCAGGCGGGGGTCCGGCAGGGTGACGTGCTGCTCAGCATCAACGGTCAGGTGTGCCCCCGCTCCGCCGCGCTGGATGGTCCGGCGGGCACCCGCGTCACGCTCGGGCTGCAGGGACCGCACGGCCCGGCCCGGCAGGTGACCGTGACGCGCGGGCAGCTCACCGACACGGTGCCCTGGCAGGTGACGCGGCTGAAGGGGCACCCCTGGGTCTACCTGCGGCTGGACAGCTTTCTCGAGGAGGGCATCGCCACCGAGGTCCGCCGGCAGCTGGACGCGGTGGTGCGCGCGGGCGGCGTGCAGGGTGTCATCGTGGACCTGCGCGCCAACACCGGGGGGTGGCTGGGTGAGGGCCAGGTCCTGATGGGCGCCTGGACGGACCAGACCTTCATGACGGAGGTAGGGCGCACCGGAGACCGCCTCGACGTTCCCGGCTTCCCGTATGCCTATGAGGGGGCCCTGGGGGTGCTCCCTGAACAGATGAAGGTGGCGGTGCTGGTCGGTCCGAACACGGCCAGCATGGCCGAGATGACGGCCGCGGCGTTGCGGGTGGTGCGGCACGCCGCCGTGCTGGGCCAGCCGACCGCCGACGTCCAGGGCACCACAGCGCAGCAAGCGCTGCCCAACGGCGCGGTGTTCCAGTGGTCACGGAAGCGCGTGATGCTGCCGGATCATCGTCTGCTGGGGCGTGGACCG
- a CDS encoding response regulator, with product MLKMRTLHLVVVDDNPAEHALLTSIFERINASPTCTFFTSTAAALAALRQALTENESLPDLMLLDVHLPGQSGLELLNCIKGDLRLRRLPVIMMSTAEDAQEIHACYRAGANAFFVKPVGYDRVVQLYTQLLSFWAQPSLRLPGHPVSGRLTS from the coding sequence ATGTTGAAGATGCGGACGCTGCACCTCGTGGTGGTCGACGACAACCCGGCGGAACACGCCCTGCTCACCAGCATCTTCGAGCGCATCAACGCCTCCCCCACCTGCACCTTCTTCACCTCCACCGCCGCCGCCCTGGCCGCCCTTCGGCAGGCGCTGACCGAGAACGAGTCGTTGCCGGACCTGATGCTGCTCGACGTCCATCTGCCGGGTCAGTCTGGCCTGGAGCTCCTGAACTGCATCAAAGGCGACCTCCGACTGCGGCGGCTCCCGGTCATCATGATGAGCACCGCGGAAGACGCGCAGGAGATCCACGCGTGCTACCGGGCGGGCGCCAACGCCTTCTTCGTCAAACCCGTCGGGTACGATCGGGTGGTCCAGCTCTACACGCAGTTGCTGTCGTTCTGGGCCCAGCCGTCCCTTCGCCTGCCCGGGCATCCGGTGAGTGGGCGCCTGACGTCCTGA